One Drechmeria coniospora strain ARSEF 6962 chromosome 01, whole genome shotgun sequence genomic region harbors:
- a CDS encoding acyl CoA binding protein, producing the protein MSPPTQSEAFKKAVVDSKKLTSKPSSDDLLALYGAIPRGSPRPRRPLPLLTAPSRPGLYKVAIGEDISTAGKAKKGAWQKIVDEGITAEQAQERYVALVEKMKETYGYDENKEPEAVGA; encoded by the exons ATGTCTCCCCCCACCCAGAGCGAGGCTTTCAagaaggccgtcgtcgactccaAGAAGCTCACCAGCAAGCCCAGCAGCGACGACCTGCTGGCCCTCTACGGTGCGATCCCCCGCGGCTCCCCTCGCCCCCGACGCCCGCTGCCATTGCTAACCGCGCCGTCTCGCCCAGGCCTCTACAAGGtggccatcggcgaggaCATTTCCACGGCC GGCAAGGCGAAGAAGGGTGCGTGGCAAAAGattgtcgacgagggcatcACCGCCGAGCAAGCCCAGGAGCGAtacgtcgccctcgtcgagaagaTGAAGGAGACGTACGGCTACGACGAGAACAAGGagcccgaggccgtcggtGCCTAG